One Halobacterium sp. DL1 DNA window includes the following coding sequences:
- a CDS encoding citrate (Si)-synthase, whose protein sequence is MADELKKGLEGVLVAESELSYIDGDAGKLVYRGYTIEDLARDASYEEVLYLLWNGRLPNREELEAFRDEMAGYRAVDDDVLSLVADLADADEESMAALRTAVSELSAFDDDADVDPTDREATLRKGERITAKMPTIVAAFTRLRNGDDPVEPREDLDHAANFLYMLNDEEPDDVLADVFDQALVLHADHGLNASTFSSMVTASTLADVHSAVTSAIGTLSGSLHGGANANVMRMLKQVDDSDMDPLEWVKNALAEGNRVAGFGHRVYNVKDPRAKILGEQSEDLGEAAGDTKWYEMSVTIEQYMADEKGLAPNVDFYSASTYYQMGIPVDIFTPIFAMSRVGGWVGHVLEQYEDNRLIRPRARYVGEEDREFPSVDER, encoded by the coding sequence ATGGCAGACGAACTCAAGAAGGGTCTCGAGGGTGTGCTCGTGGCCGAGTCCGAACTCAGCTACATCGACGGGGACGCGGGGAAACTCGTCTACCGCGGCTACACCATCGAAGACCTGGCGCGGGACGCCAGCTACGAGGAGGTGCTCTACCTCCTCTGGAATGGCCGCCTCCCGAATCGCGAAGAACTCGAGGCCTTCCGCGACGAGATGGCGGGCTACCGCGCCGTCGACGACGACGTGCTCTCGCTGGTCGCGGACCTCGCCGACGCCGACGAGGAGTCGATGGCCGCGCTCCGCACGGCCGTCTCCGAACTCTCCGCGTTCGACGACGACGCGGACGTCGACCCGACCGACCGCGAGGCGACCCTTCGGAAGGGCGAGCGCATCACCGCGAAGATGCCGACCATCGTCGCCGCGTTCACGCGCCTCCGCAACGGCGACGACCCCGTCGAACCACGCGAGGACCTCGACCACGCGGCGAACTTCCTCTACATGCTCAACGACGAGGAGCCCGACGACGTGCTCGCGGACGTCTTCGACCAGGCGCTCGTGCTCCACGCCGACCACGGCCTCAACGCCTCGACGTTCTCCTCGATGGTCACCGCGAGCACGCTCGCGGACGTCCACTCCGCGGTCACCTCCGCCATCGGCACGCTCTCGGGGAGCCTCCACGGCGGCGCGAACGCCAACGTGATGCGCATGCTCAAGCAGGTCGACGACAGCGATATGGACCCCCTCGAGTGGGTCAAGAACGCTCTCGCGGAGGGCAATCGCGTCGCCGGCTTCGGCCACCGCGTCTACAACGTCAAGGACCCGCGCGCGAAGATTCTCGGCGAGCAGTCCGAGGACCTCGGCGAGGCCGCCGGCGACACGAAGTGGTACGAGATGAGCGTCACCATCGAGCAGTACATGGCCGACGAGAAGGGCCTCGCCCCGAACGTCGACTTCTACTCCGCCTCCACGTACTACCAGATGGGCATCCCCGTCGACATCTTCACCCCCATCTTCGCGATGTCCCGCGTCGGTGGCTGGGTCGGCCACGTGCTCGAACAGTACGAGGACAACCGCCTCATCCGCCCCCGTGCTCGCTACGTGGGCGAGGAGGACCGCGAGTTCCCGAGCGTCGACGAGCGGTAA
- a CDS encoding deacylase: MTTLGTASAAPGELDTGRLTVGETRDGTAVGLPVAVVNGERDGKTLYVQAASDGDELNGVGVVRRVVPQLDPAELAGEVLVVGITNYHAFQVGEHRNPIDDTKLNRAYPGKANGSSSERIAHATFSAAEDADLILDLHQGSTSRMINEVRVRCGRHHRLHGDCLELAKVFGCGHVLDQKGPEGQLARAGPDEGIPTVDPELGGCVGLDEESIQYGVNGVFNVLEYYGFLDGDVETQPQTRAKEFDRYGSPVGGLLQFRADLGEEVESGDTLFEVTDVFGTLKATVTADDDGIFWRTCRRPQVATGEYVCSVGTDVDQY; encoded by the coding sequence ATGACTACGCTCGGCACGGCGTCCGCGGCCCCCGGGGAGCTCGACACGGGGCGGCTGACCGTCGGCGAGACCCGGGACGGCACGGCGGTCGGCCTCCCGGTCGCGGTCGTGAACGGCGAACGCGACGGGAAGACCCTCTACGTGCAGGCAGCCAGCGACGGCGACGAACTCAACGGCGTCGGCGTCGTGCGGCGCGTCGTCCCGCAACTCGACCCGGCAGAGCTCGCGGGCGAAGTGCTCGTCGTCGGCATCACGAACTACCACGCCTTCCAGGTGGGCGAGCACCGCAACCCAATCGACGACACGAAGCTCAACCGCGCCTACCCCGGGAAGGCCAACGGTTCCTCCTCCGAACGCATCGCGCACGCGACGTTCTCGGCGGCCGAGGACGCCGACCTCATCCTGGACCTCCACCAGGGCTCGACCTCTCGGATGATCAACGAGGTGCGGGTGCGCTGTGGCCGCCACCACCGCCTCCACGGCGACTGCCTCGAACTCGCGAAGGTGTTCGGCTGCGGCCACGTCCTCGACCAGAAGGGGCCGGAGGGCCAGCTCGCCCGCGCCGGCCCGGACGAGGGAATCCCGACCGTCGACCCCGAACTCGGCGGCTGCGTCGGCCTCGACGAGGAGTCCATCCAGTACGGCGTGAACGGCGTGTTCAACGTCCTCGAGTACTACGGCTTCCTCGACGGCGACGTCGAGACCCAGCCTCAGACCCGCGCGAAGGAGTTCGACCGCTACGGCTCCCCGGTCGGCGGCCTCCTCCAGTTCCGGGCAGACCTCGGCGAGGAAGTCGAGTCCGGCGACACCCTCTTCGAGGTGACGGACGTCTTCGGCACGCTGAAGGCCACCGTCACCGCCGACGACGACGGCATCTTCTGGCGGACCTGCCGCCGTCCCCAGGTCGCCACCGGCGAGTACGTCTGCTCGGTCGGGACGGACGTGGACCAGTATTAG
- a CDS encoding tRNA(Ile2) 2-agmatinylcytidine synthetase, translating into MTVVALDDTDSRERGMCTTYAAHLVAERLRERGATVERLLLVRLNPAVEYKTRGNAALAVHVDVDPAVAFDVATDVVGANAETADPRTNPGVVVAHERDAPDAVAEFARRAMREHLDPGEAHSLAAAHGYQTAGWGDGRGVVGALAAVGAWPAFDDWTYEHIDYREPERWGTERRVDADSVFTAADAAYPDAWDTVDRGEGETVCVPHTPGPILYGIRGDDLETVAWVADEIDSEPVHASQLFVTNQGTDAHLADADLADVKDGRAYRVDVTVGGDPETRRGGHVFVPVEADGERVQCAAFEPTKRFRDRVRALRLGDYLTVCGEVSDGTFKLEKFAVRDLVTTERETPTCPTCGNRMESAGADQGYRCRDCGTDAPGKVPRPLDRDLAVGWYEVPPCARRHVARPLVRGEWDAPVHPER; encoded by the coding sequence ATGACCGTCGTTGCGCTTGACGACACGGACTCCCGCGAGCGCGGGATGTGTACGACGTACGCCGCCCACCTCGTCGCCGAGCGACTGCGCGAGCGCGGCGCCACCGTCGAGCGCCTGCTGCTCGTCCGCCTCAACCCCGCGGTCGAGTACAAGACCCGCGGGAACGCGGCGCTCGCGGTCCACGTGGACGTCGACCCCGCCGTCGCCTTCGATGTCGCGACGGACGTGGTCGGGGCGAACGCCGAGACGGCGGACCCCCGCACGAACCCGGGCGTCGTCGTCGCCCACGAGCGAGACGCCCCCGACGCTGTCGCCGAGTTCGCCAGGCGGGCGATGCGCGAACACCTCGACCCCGGTGAGGCCCACTCGCTGGCGGCCGCCCACGGCTACCAGACTGCGGGCTGGGGCGACGGCCGCGGTGTCGTCGGGGCGCTCGCGGCGGTGGGCGCCTGGCCGGCCTTCGACGACTGGACGTACGAGCACATCGACTACCGCGAACCCGAGCGCTGGGGGACCGAGCGCCGCGTCGACGCCGACAGCGTCTTCACGGCCGCCGACGCCGCCTACCCGGACGCCTGGGACACCGTCGACCGCGGGGAGGGCGAGACCGTCTGTGTCCCGCACACGCCCGGCCCCATCCTCTACGGCATCCGCGGCGACGACCTGGAGACGGTCGCGTGGGTCGCCGACGAGATAGACAGTGAACCCGTCCACGCGAGCCAGCTGTTCGTGACGAACCAGGGCACCGACGCCCACCTCGCGGACGCCGACCTCGCAGACGTCAAGGACGGCCGCGCCTACCGCGTCGACGTGACTGTCGGGGGCGACCCCGAGACCCGCCGCGGCGGCCACGTCTTCGTGCCCGTCGAGGCCGACGGGGAGCGCGTGCAGTGTGCGGCCTTCGAACCCACGAAGCGCTTCCGCGACCGGGTGCGGGCGCTCCGATTGGGCGACTACCTCACGGTCTGCGGCGAGGTGAGCGACGGCACGTTCAAACTGGAGAAGTTCGCGGTCCGCGACCTCGTGACCACCGAGCGCGAGACGCCGACCTGCCCGACCTGCGGGAACCGGATGGAGAGCGCGGGCGCCGACCAGGGCTACCGCTGTCGCGACTGCGGCACCGACGCCCCCGGCAAGGTCCCCCGCCCACTCGACCGCGACCTCGCGGTCGGCTGGTACGAGGTACCGCCGTGCGCCCGCCGACACGTCGCCAGACCGCTCGTCCGCGGCGAGTGGGACGCGCCCGTCCACCCGGAGCGGTAA
- a CDS encoding orotate phosphoribosyltransferase (catalyzes the formation of orotidine monophosphate from 5-phosphoribosyl-1-pyrophosphate and orotate), with translation MANDDLIAALRDADAVQFGEFELSHGGTSEYYVDKYLFETDPDCLRAIAEAFAERIDADTKLGGVALGGVPLAAATSVVADVPYVIARKQAKEYGTGNRIEGRLDDGEEVVVVEDIATTGQSAVDAVEALRNAGATVNRALLVVDREEGGRELLADHGVEMEALVTASDLLDSA, from the coding sequence ATGGCGAACGACGACCTCATCGCGGCGCTGCGTGACGCAGACGCCGTGCAGTTCGGCGAGTTCGAACTCTCCCACGGCGGCACCTCGGAGTACTACGTGGACAAGTACCTCTTCGAGACGGACCCCGACTGCCTGCGCGCAATCGCGGAGGCGTTCGCGGAGCGAATCGACGCGGACACGAAACTCGGGGGCGTCGCCCTCGGCGGCGTACCCCTCGCCGCGGCCACGTCGGTGGTTGCGGACGTCCCGTACGTCATCGCGCGCAAGCAGGCCAAGGAGTACGGCACGGGCAACCGCATCGAGGGCCGCCTCGACGACGGCGAGGAGGTCGTCGTCGTGGAGGACATCGCGACGACCGGCCAGTCAGCCGTGGATGCCGTGGAGGCGCTCCGCAACGCCGGCGCAACGGTGAACCGGGCGTTGCTCGTCGTGGACCGCGAGGAGGGCGGCCGGGAACTGCTCGCCGACCACGGCGTGGAGATGGAGGCGCTGGTCACGGCGAGCGACCTGCTCGACTCGGCGTGA
- a CDS encoding threonine synthase, whose translation MQKLLECRSCGRTYDSGPNEPWRCDCGHALDFAEHPLPDSDEPDVDPREGLWAFEEFLPVGREVTLGEGWTPLAEAPDWGAQFKLDHVFPSGSFKDRGAALTLSRAAELGVERVVEDSSGNAGAAIAQYAARAGIDADIYVPADAKQSKLDAIEAAGATPVRVEGSRQDVTDACVREAVGGDAWYASHAWNPAFFAGTSTFALELAAQRDWDVPDAVVLPLGHGTLFLGAYRGFRALRDAGWTGELPRLLGVQASGVSPIVEELHGREGERSEPSNGRARSAATREAGTNDVADGIQIREPARRGQILDAIEATGGDAIACGAEATGDALAALHERGFYVEPTSAVGVAGLGTYRERGELDDGDDVIVALTGSGLKT comes from the coding sequence ATGCAAAAATTACTCGAATGCCGTTCCTGTGGCCGAACGTACGACTCCGGGCCGAACGAGCCGTGGCGCTGCGACTGCGGTCACGCGCTTGACTTCGCGGAACATCCGCTCCCCGACAGCGACGAACCCGACGTCGACCCGCGGGAAGGGCTGTGGGCGTTCGAGGAGTTCCTGCCCGTCGGGCGGGAGGTGACCCTCGGCGAGGGGTGGACGCCGCTGGCCGAGGCGCCCGACTGGGGCGCCCAGTTCAAACTCGACCACGTGTTCCCGTCGGGGAGTTTCAAGGACCGCGGCGCGGCGCTGACGCTCTCCCGGGCGGCGGAACTCGGCGTCGAGCGCGTCGTCGAGGACTCTTCGGGGAACGCGGGCGCGGCCATCGCGCAGTACGCCGCGCGGGCCGGCATCGACGCCGACATCTACGTGCCGGCGGACGCCAAGCAGTCGAAACTCGACGCCATCGAGGCGGCGGGCGCGACGCCAGTCCGGGTCGAGGGCAGCAGGCAGGACGTTACAGACGCATGCGTCCGCGAGGCCGTGGGCGGCGACGCGTGGTACGCGAGCCACGCGTGGAACCCGGCGTTCTTCGCGGGCACGTCGACGTTCGCGCTCGAACTCGCCGCCCAGCGCGACTGGGACGTGCCGGACGCCGTCGTCCTCCCGCTCGGCCACGGCACGCTGTTCCTCGGCGCCTACCGGGGGTTCCGCGCGCTCCGCGACGCCGGGTGGACCGGGGAGCTCCCGCGCCTGCTGGGCGTGCAGGCCTCGGGCGTCTCGCCCATCGTCGAGGAGCTTCACGGGCGCGAGGGTGAGCGGAGCGAACCCTCGAATGGGCGAGCGAGGAGCGCAGCGACCCGCGAGGCGGGGACGAACGACGTCGCCGACGGCATCCAGATCCGGGAGCCCGCGCGGCGCGGCCAGATTCTCGACGCCATCGAGGCGACGGGCGGCGACGCAATCGCCTGCGGCGCCGAGGCGACCGGCGACGCGCTCGCAGCACTCCACGAGCGCGGCTTCTACGTCGAACCGACGAGCGCCGTCGGCGTCGCCGGCCTCGGGACCTACCGCGAGCGCGGCGAACTCGACGACGGGGACGACGTGATCGTCGCGCTCACCGGGAGCGGACTGAAGACGTGA
- a CDS encoding potassium channel protein translates to MSGRVEYEPASVKALLAEMKDTAELLIDLSFSAVLHGSDDVAAEVLRLEERMDVLQLRARMSLLMAARNPEDAETLAPVLGVVGAAEKISDAAGDVAKVVLEDIGVPDAMRAALPEAVESLVRAELAADSPYAGRTLGDVNLETETGVRVIAIRRGGEWILNPDRETDLRAADVLLLRGPEARVGDVSEAATGERYEQPDPVEPDIEDLERAVDSVVLMKNMSELAVDLAYGAVLFDSEDLASEVVELEAEVDALKSRFEAWTLRAASRVADPVSLRGLVHIATSTEVISDAALEISEGVLRGLDTHVVVQEAVGESDEVLVRVVVDDDSELAGTTLGSEQVETETGMRVIAVRRPDADSDEWVVQPGSATGIEAGDVLLAKGTRTSGDRLRTLAAG, encoded by the coding sequence ATGAGCGGCCGCGTCGAGTACGAACCCGCGAGCGTGAAGGCCCTCCTCGCGGAGATGAAAGACACCGCCGAACTCCTCATCGACCTCTCGTTCTCGGCGGTGCTCCACGGCAGCGACGACGTGGCCGCGGAGGTGCTGCGCCTCGAGGAGCGCATGGACGTCCTCCAGTTGCGGGCCCGGATGAGCCTCCTGATGGCCGCGCGCAACCCGGAGGACGCGGAGACGCTGGCGCCCGTCCTCGGGGTCGTCGGCGCCGCCGAGAAGATCAGCGACGCCGCGGGCGACGTCGCGAAGGTGGTGCTGGAGGACATCGGCGTCCCGGACGCGATGCGGGCGGCGCTCCCGGAGGCAGTCGAGTCGCTCGTTCGCGCGGAACTCGCGGCCGACTCGCCGTACGCGGGCCGCACGCTCGGCGACGTGAACCTGGAGACGGAGACCGGCGTCCGCGTCATCGCCATCCGGCGGGGTGGGGAGTGGATACTCAACCCCGACCGGGAGACCGACCTGCGGGCCGCCGACGTGCTCCTCCTGCGCGGCCCGGAGGCACGGGTCGGCGACGTCTCCGAAGCGGCGACCGGCGAGCGCTACGAACAGCCTGACCCCGTCGAGCCCGACATCGAGGACCTCGAGCGCGCCGTCGACTCCGTGGTGCTGATGAAGAACATGAGCGAGCTCGCGGTCGACCTGGCGTACGGCGCCGTCCTCTTCGACTCCGAGGACCTCGCCAGCGAGGTGGTCGAACTGGAGGCGGAGGTCGACGCCCTGAAATCGCGCTTCGAGGCGTGGACGCTGCGGGCCGCGAGCCGCGTGGCGGACCCGGTGTCGCTGCGCGGCCTGGTCCACATCGCCACCTCGACGGAGGTCATCAGCGACGCCGCCCTCGAGATCAGCGAGGGCGTGCTGCGCGGCCTCGACACGCACGTCGTCGTCCAGGAGGCCGTCGGGGAGTCCGACGAGGTGCTCGTCCGGGTCGTCGTGGACGACGACAGCGAACTCGCGGGGACGACCCTCGGCAGCGAGCAGGTGGAGACGGAGACGGGAATGCGAGTCATCGCGGTGCGGCGACCGGACGCCGACAGCGACGAGTGGGTCGTCCAGCCGGGGTCGGCGACGGGCATCGAGGCCGGCGACGTGCTGCTCGCGAAGGGGACGCGGACGAGCGGCGACCGCCTGCGAACACTCGCGGCGGGCTAA
- a CDS encoding hypothetical protein (hth-type transcriptional regulatory protein) produces the protein MSRSALIENVTAMLGDAGFTVSERCATRPKSFDIAARRGDDVVLVKILGNIDAFDGETGAEMRRIGSYLQATPMVIGLRTRDEELKPGVVYFRHGVPVLSPDTAMDFFVEGVPPLIYAAPGGLYVNIDGDVLSDRRKDDDLSLGQLANQLGVSRRTVSKYEDGMNASIEVAMELEDLFGGDLTAPVSVMDGAEEVRDADPTPEDPEAAPEDVPVLSVLARVGFEVHPTLRAPFKAVGEDLSRADRLLTGHSAFTEAAVKRARIMSSLGEITHTRAVYVVDEASRKSVDGTAIVEREELEDVEGAEEFRDLLADRGDPQEA, from the coding sequence ATGTCACGGTCGGCACTCATCGAGAACGTCACCGCGATGCTCGGGGACGCGGGGTTCACGGTGAGCGAGCGCTGTGCGACCCGACCCAAGAGCTTCGACATCGCGGCCCGCCGCGGCGACGACGTGGTGCTCGTCAAAATCCTCGGCAACATCGACGCCTTCGACGGCGAGACGGGCGCCGAGATGCGCCGCATCGGGAGCTACCTCCAGGCCACGCCGATGGTCATCGGCCTGCGCACCCGCGACGAGGAGCTGAAACCCGGCGTCGTCTACTTCCGGCACGGCGTCCCCGTGCTCAGCCCGGACACCGCGATGGACTTCTTCGTGGAGGGCGTCCCACCGCTCATCTACGCGGCGCCCGGCGGCCTCTACGTCAACATCGACGGCGACGTGCTCTCCGACCGGCGCAAAGACGACGACCTGAGCCTCGGCCAGCTCGCCAACCAGCTCGGCGTCTCCCGGCGCACTGTCTCGAAGTACGAGGACGGGATGAACGCCAGCATCGAGGTAGCGATGGAACTCGAGGACCTGTTCGGCGGCGACCTCACCGCACCCGTCTCCGTGATGGACGGCGCCGAGGAGGTCCGGGACGCCGACCCGACGCCGGAGGACCCCGAGGCCGCGCCCGAGGACGTGCCCGTGCTGAGCGTGCTCGCGCGCGTCGGCTTCGAGGTCCACCCGACGCTCCGCGCGCCGTTCAAGGCCGTCGGCGAGGACCTCTCGCGGGCGGACCGACTGCTCACTGGCCACTCCGCGTTCACGGAGGCCGCCGTGAAGCGCGCCCGCATCATGAGTTCGCTGGGCGAGATTACGCACACGCGGGCGGTGTACGTCGTCGACGAGGCGAGCCGCAAGTCCGTCGATGGCACCGCCATCGTCGAGCGCGAGGAACTCGAGGACGTCGAGGGCGCCGAGGAGTTCCGGGACCTGCTGGCGGACCGCGGCGACCCCCAGGAAGCCTGA
- a CDS encoding glutaredoxin: MTLELYALDGCPYCAKVETKLDELGLDYERHGVASSHAERDEVEAVSGQRGVPVLVDTDNGVEGMNESDDIVEYLEETYGS; the protein is encoded by the coding sequence ATGACGCTCGAACTGTACGCACTCGACGGCTGCCCGTACTGCGCGAAGGTCGAGACGAAACTCGACGAACTCGGCCTGGACTACGAGAGACACGGCGTCGCGAGCTCGCACGCCGAACGCGACGAGGTGGAGGCGGTCAGCGGCCAGCGCGGCGTCCCCGTCCTCGTCGACACCGACAACGGCGTCGAGGGGATGAACGAGAGCGACGACATCGTCGAGTACCTCGAAGAGACCTACGGCTCGTAA
- a CDS encoding adenine phosphoribosyltransferase (Catalyzes a salvage reaction resulting in the formation of AMP, that is energically less costly than de novo synthesis) produces MNRAEKAALQLQAVAVLRTLKETRTYDELSAETGLPAGDLNRYVNGHVLPSADRAQAVVGDAGADLLREELTSRVRVDDEGYVDNSGVVFDQSFLDLAAPVTAETFDFERPDVVLTAATDGITLAAALASYYGADCAYAKKSKETAVEEFIEARQRLDSGIELTYYLPASAIGAGDTVLVVDDLIRSGETQELLLDIAHAADADVTGVFTLIAAGQEGVERARELTDAPVGALAHLD; encoded by the coding sequence ATGAACCGAGCCGAGAAGGCGGCCCTGCAGTTGCAGGCCGTCGCGGTCCTGCGGACCCTGAAGGAGACGCGCACCTACGACGAACTCTCCGCGGAGACGGGGCTCCCCGCGGGCGACCTGAACCGCTACGTCAACGGTCACGTGCTCCCGAGCGCGGACCGGGCGCAGGCGGTCGTCGGCGACGCCGGCGCCGACCTGCTCCGTGAGGAACTGACCTCCCGCGTCCGCGTCGACGACGAGGGCTACGTGGACAACTCGGGGGTCGTCTTCGACCAGTCGTTCCTCGACCTGGCGGCACCGGTCACCGCCGAGACGTTCGACTTCGAGCGCCCCGACGTCGTGCTGACTGCCGCCACCGACGGCATCACCCTCGCCGCCGCGCTGGCCTCCTACTACGGCGCGGACTGCGCGTACGCCAAGAAGTCCAAGGAGACGGCCGTCGAGGAGTTCATCGAGGCCCGCCAGCGCCTCGATTCGGGCATCGAACTCACCTACTACCTGCCGGCGTCGGCCATCGGCGCGGGCGACACGGTGCTCGTCGTCGACGACCTCATCCGCTCGGGCGAGACCCAGGAACTCCTCCTCGACATCGCACACGCCGCCGACGCCGACGTCACCGGCGTGTTCACGCTCATCGCGGCCGGTCAGGAGGGCGTCGAACGCGCCCGCGAACTCACTGACGCACCGGTCGGCGCGCTCGCCCACCTCGACTGA
- a CDS encoding uracil permease — translation MGLADYFELDEHGTDVSTELVAGITTFLTMSYIVVVNPAILSAAIQIDGIGPERTFQMIAVVTLLAAATATLVMAFYANRPFAQAPGLGLNAFFAFTVVLGLGIPWQTALAAVVVEGLVFIVLTAVGAREYIIRLFPEPVKLAVGAGIGLFLAIIGLQEMRVIAGSSATFVQFSPVFASDPVAVVSVVGLLLTLALYARGVTGSIVIGIIATSLLGYAASALDYAAYPAEQAMELYGATLQSPVPLAPDVPIAYNAASYDITPLAGAFVQGLQNIEGVSFALIVFTFFFVDFFDTAGTLTGVGQAAGFLDEDGDLPDIDKPLMADAIGTTVGGMLGTSTVTTYIESATGVEEGGRTGLTALVVAVLFILSLAVVPLAVAVPTYASHLVLVVVGIIMLANVAEIAWQDVTFAIPAALTIFVMPFTFSIAYGLAAGIVSYPVVKGAVGEWDDVHPGQWVLAGLFVLYFYVRTSGVLSAAV, via the coding sequence ATGGGGCTCGCTGACTACTTCGAACTCGACGAACACGGCACCGACGTCAGCACCGAACTGGTCGCTGGCATCACCACGTTCCTGACGATGTCCTACATCGTCGTCGTCAACCCGGCCATCCTCTCGGCGGCGATCCAGATCGACGGCATCGGTCCGGAACGAACGTTCCAGATGATCGCTGTCGTCACGCTGCTCGCCGCTGCCACGGCGACGCTCGTGATGGCGTTCTACGCCAACCGGCCGTTCGCGCAGGCGCCCGGCCTCGGCCTCAACGCGTTCTTCGCGTTCACGGTCGTCCTCGGCCTCGGTATCCCGTGGCAGACCGCACTCGCCGCCGTCGTCGTGGAGGGCCTCGTCTTCATCGTGCTCACCGCCGTCGGCGCCCGCGAGTACATCATCCGGCTGTTCCCCGAACCCGTCAAACTCGCGGTCGGCGCGGGTATCGGACTGTTCCTCGCCATCATCGGCCTCCAGGAGATGCGGGTCATCGCCGGCTCCTCGGCCACCTTCGTCCAGTTCAGCCCGGTGTTCGCTAGCGACCCCGTCGCCGTCGTCAGCGTCGTCGGCCTGCTGCTGACGCTGGCACTGTACGCCCGCGGCGTCACCGGGAGCATCGTCATCGGCATCATCGCGACGAGCCTGCTCGGCTACGCCGCCAGCGCGCTCGACTACGCCGCCTACCCGGCCGAGCAGGCGATGGAGCTGTACGGGGCCACCCTGCAGTCTCCGGTCCCGCTCGCGCCCGACGTCCCCATCGCGTACAACGCCGCTAGCTACGACATCACGCCGCTGGCTGGCGCGTTCGTTCAGGGACTGCAGAACATCGAGGGCGTGTCGTTCGCGCTCATCGTCTTCACGTTCTTCTTCGTTGACTTCTTCGACACCGCCGGCACACTCACCGGCGTCGGGCAGGCCGCCGGCTTCCTCGACGAGGACGGCGACCTCCCCGACATCGACAAGCCGCTGATGGCCGACGCCATCGGCACCACCGTCGGCGGGATGCTCGGCACGTCCACCGTCACGACGTACATCGAGTCCGCCACCGGCGTCGAGGAGGGCGGCCGCACGGGTCTGACGGCGCTCGTCGTCGCCGTGCTGTTCATCCTGAGCTTGGCCGTCGTCCCGCTGGCCGTCGCCGTCCCGACGTACGCGAGCCACCTCGTGCTCGTCGTCGTCGGCATCATCATGCTCGCGAACGTCGCGGAGATCGCGTGGCAGGACGTCACGTTCGCGATTCCCGCCGCGCTCACCATCTTCGTCATGCCGTTCACGTTCTCCATCGCGTACGGCCTCGCGGCCGGCATCGTCTCCTACCCCGTCGTGAAGGGCGCCGTGGGTGAGTGGGACGACGTCCACCCCGGCCAGTGGGTGCTCGCCGGTCTGTTCGTCCTCTACTTCTACGTCCGGACCAGCGGCGTCCTCTCCGCCGCAGTGTAG
- a CDS encoding NUDIX hydrolase, whose amino-acid sequence MIPSYCPQCGTELGERRVEDRDRKWCGSCERPVYRNAVPCAGVTVLDGDRVLLVQRSVPPGEGSWATPAGHLEVEEEPRVGAARELEEETGLSVDPAALVLLEATQLEQFGEKHVVSVGYAASAADVTGTPEAGSDAAAVEWVPRERLAERPLRPHVERRVEAAVRALSD is encoded by the coding sequence GTGATTCCGTCGTACTGCCCCCAGTGCGGGACCGAACTCGGCGAGCGACGCGTCGAGGACCGCGACCGCAAGTGGTGTGGGTCCTGCGAGCGCCCCGTCTACCGGAACGCGGTTCCCTGTGCGGGCGTCACCGTCCTCGACGGCGACCGGGTGTTGCTCGTCCAGCGGTCAGTGCCACCCGGCGAAGGGTCGTGGGCGACCCCCGCCGGTCACCTCGAAGTCGAGGAGGAGCCCCGCGTGGGTGCGGCGCGGGAGCTGGAGGAGGAGACCGGACTCTCGGTCGACCCCGCGGCGCTGGTGCTGCTGGAGGCGACACAACTCGAACAGTTCGGAGAGAAACACGTCGTCTCGGTCGGCTACGCGGCGAGCGCGGCGGACGTGACCGGGACGCCGGAGGCAGGGTCGGACGCCGCGGCCGTCGAGTGGGTGCCACGGGAGCGACTCGCGGAGCGGCCGCTACGTCCACACGTCGAGCGGCGGGTGGAGGCCGCGGTTCGCGCGCTGTCCGACTAG